The following coding sequences are from one bacterium window:
- a CDS encoding beta-lactamase family protein, translated as VLIRNGYLIAEWNYAGPAYTNVREGVQSCTKSITSMMLGLAIQDGLLPNVDAKVKEYWPDFETGPYTDKITFRHLVTMTSGMATVRNWGLEYFNPGNMEPGREHRYHNDQPVALAKALTYLYGKSLEEVIKEKVLPYLKTDMKWGVDGQIRVADGTEVTLNHGLGYSQWTAEGLARVGHLYLNNGRWKDEQILDESYVKESLTDIPVKIMPYRKTQTEKSLSKLGYGFGWWTDRGRDVKVWAMSGHGGQFCLVIPEYGVVMSKVNDWKKRPFISRGAFTPILLESLKIQEEKQKK; from the coding sequence AGTTTTAATTCGTAACGGCTACCTTATCGCTGAATGGAATTATGCTGGCCCTGCTTACACAAACGTAAGGGAAGGAGTACAGTCTTGCACCAAATCAATTACAAGTATGATGCTCGGGTTGGCAATCCAAGATGGCTTGCTTCCCAATGTTGACGCTAAAGTTAAAGAATATTGGCCTGACTTTGAAACAGGTCCTTACACTGATAAAATCACTTTTAGGCACCTTGTTACAATGACATCCGGAATGGCAACTGTAAGAAATTGGGGACTTGAATATTTTAACCCAGGTAATATGGAACCAGGCAGAGAACATCGCTACCATAACGACCAACCTGTAGCCCTTGCGAAAGCTCTAACTTACCTTTACGGCAAGAGTTTAGAGGAAGTTATCAAAGAGAAGGTTCTTCCGTATCTAAAAACTGATATGAAATGGGGTGTAGACGGTCAAATAAGAGTTGCAGATGGTACAGAAGTAACTCTTAACCATGGGTTGGGATACTCTCAATGGACAGCGGAGGGACTTGCCAGAGTGGGACATCTTTACTTAAATAATGGTAGATGGAAAGATGAACAGATACTTGATGAGTCCTATGTAAAAGAAAGTCTAACAGATATACCTGTCAAAATAATGCCTTACCGAAAAACTCAGACAGAAAAGAGTTTATCAAAGTTAGGTTACGGTTTTGGTTGGTGGACAGATAGAGGTAGAGATGTTAAGGTATGGGCAATGAGTGGTCATGGTGGGCAGTTCTGTCTTGTGATACCAGAGTATGGAGTGGTTATGAGCAAAGTAAACGATTGGAAAAAAAGGCCTTTTATATCAAGAGGTGCTTTTACACCTATATTACTTGAATCTCTTAAAATTCAAGAGGAAAAACAAAAGAAGTAG
- a CDS encoding alpha/beta hydrolase produces the protein MNNNKGFGYDLLEKTQVIRDIEYKKVDQTTLLMNIYSFGPSKEPRPPIIYIHGGAWENGTRKSSTSIFFLLEQGYSIVSIDYRLTNIAPFPAQLEDCKAAVRFIRANRERFNLKTEKIGVCGHSAGGHLASLLGTTEDEKKFDTEENLNFLSSVQAVCNFYGSGSISGLIDTIRSRGALHILPAVEKLIGGTLEEKAEVARQASPVNYVSKKSSPTLLIHGDKDAVVDVSLSRTLHQELLKAEVASYLHIIENAGHGGEEFLFPEIPNMITSFFDRYIKS, from the coding sequence ATGAATAATAATAAAGGTTTTGGGTATGATTTATTAGAAAAAACTCAGGTAATCAGAGATATTGAATATAAGAAGGTAGACCAGACCACCCTTTTGATGAACATCTATTCTTTTGGTCCTTCAAAAGAACCGCGCCCTCCTATAATATATATACACGGAGGAGCCTGGGAGAATGGTACAAGAAAGAGTTCTACTTCTATCTTCTTTCTTCTTGAACAAGGATATTCCATTGTAAGCATAGATTACCGTCTTACAAATATTGCCCCTTTCCCGGCACAACTGGAAGACTGTAAAGCTGCTGTCCGTTTTATTAGAGCCAACAGAGAAAGATTCAATCTAAAGACTGAAAAGATAGGGGTTTGCGGACATTCAGCCGGAGGGCATCTTGCTTCTCTTCTGGGCACAACAGAAGATGAAAAAAAGTTTGATACAGAAGAAAATCTTAATTTTTTGAGCTCAGTACAAGCAGTATGCAATTTCTATGGCTCCGGCTCTATATCCGGGCTAATAGATACTATCCGCTCAAGGGGCGCTTTGCACATATTACCGGCTGTTGAAAAACTGATAGGAGGAACACTGGAAGAGAAAGCAGAGGTTGCCAGACAAGCAAGCCCTGTAAACTATGTAAGCAAGAAATCCTCTCCAACTCTGTTGATTCACGGAGATAAAGACGCAGTGGTGGATGTATCTCTTAGCAGAACTTTACATCAGGAACTCCTCAAAGCAGAAGTTGCCTCCTATTTACATATAATAGAGAACGCAGGACATGGTGGGGAAGAGTTCCTTTTCCCTGAAATACCCAATATGATAACCTCTTTCTTTGACAGGTATATCAAATCCTAA